The genomic stretch CTCAAAAAAGTCACGCTCGAACTGGGCGGCAAATCGCCCAACATCTTTTTTGCGGATTCCGATTTTGAGATGGCGATTGCGGGCGCGCTGTTCGGCATCGTTTATAATCAAGGCGAAGTCTGCTCCGCGGGCTCGCGCATTCTGGTGGAAAAATCCATTCACAAAAAACTGGTGGAAGCCATGGCCGAGCGCGCCCAGAAAATTCGACTAGGCGATGGGCTTGATCCCTCAACCAAAATGGGGCCGCTGGTGACAGCCGGGCATCGCGAGCGCGTGGAAAGTTATATTCAAATCGGCAAACAAAGCGGTAAGCTGATTTGCGGCGGGCAACGTCCCGGCTCTCTCACGCAAGGTTATTTTATCGAGCCGACGATATTCGATCAAGTCGATCCCAGCTCACGCCTGGCGCAAGAAGAAGTCTTCGGGCCGGTGGTGGCGGTGATTCCGTTTGAAAATGAGAGCGAGGCAATTAAACTTGCAAATCATTCAGACTATGGTTTAGCGGCGGCAGTGTGGACGAAAGATTTCACCAAAGCCATGCGCATGATCCGGAAAATCCGCGCCGGCATCGTGTGGGTGAATCATTATCATCCTGCGCCGATGGAGGGGCCGTGGGGCGGCTTCAAGCAAAGCGGCATCGGCCGCGAGCTGGGGAGATATGGAATTGAAAATTACTTGCAGGCAAAGCAGGTGTATATCAATTTGCAGAACAAGCCGGTGGGGTGGTGAGTTGCAGCGGGCCCTGTACGATCCGCTGCAACTCTGGCACCGTGGAAATTTATTTTGTCAACACCATCTTTTTCGTCTCCACGAATCCTCCTTCAATTTCCAAGCGATAGTAATAAATACCGGAGGGCACAACCTCGCCGGTGAAGTTGCGCCCGTGCCACAACACGGTGTGAAATCCCGCTTCTTGCGGCTGATTGACCAGCCGTGTTACTACTTGGCCGAGA from Cytophagia bacterium CHB2 encodes the following:
- a CDS encoding aldehyde dehydrogenase family protein produces the protein MYLDGRFVEAGNKQTRDIYNPAQGEVMARVPEATPADVEKAIAAARREFDEGKWPNLAPAKRGHILFKIAEAIRAQAQVLARLETMNMGKPLSEAEGDVADAADSFEYYGGLANKITGEVNPVNPRAFDFTLKEPIGVCGQIIPWNFPLMMAAWKIAPAIAAGCTVVLKPAEQTPLTALKLAEILDGIEDLPKGVVNIVTGDGPTAGATLVRSRDVDKIAFTGSTEVGKWILKTAAETNLKKVTLELGGKSPNIFFADSDFEMAIAGALFGIVYNQGEVCSAGSRILVEKSIHKKLVEAMAERAQKIRLGDGLDPSTKMGPLVTAGHRERVESYIQIGKQSGKLICGGQRPGSLTQGYFIEPTIFDQVDPSSRLAQEEVFGPVVAVIPFENESEAIKLANHSDYGLAAAVWTKDFTKAMRMIRKIRAGIVWVNHYHPAPMEGPWGGFKQSGIGRELGRYGIENYLQAKQVYINLQNKPVGW